The sequence below is a genomic window from Sorangiineae bacterium MSr12523.
GCCAACCTTCGACACGTCTTCGTAGGTGCCGAGACGGGGCCGCGCGGCAAGGCCCCCGGTGGAATGGCAGTGCTCACACCGACGGCTCAGGATCGGGGCCACGTCGCGATAATAGGAATAGGACGGCGCGGCGCGCTCTCTCCAAAGGCCAATCCCAGCAAACACGACCGCAACGGCGGGCAAGCCCACGACCCAAGGAAGTCGAAATTGGCCCATATTCGTCGTTGGATATCACATTTCGGTCCGATATCCAGTGATGTCATTTCATAGCGAGTTTGTTTCGTAATGTTAACTCGCCACCCGCCGTCGCAAAGGCATCCGGTTCCGGCCATATACGGAACGGAGTCCTTCGTCCGATGACCCGACTCGCGCATGTTGCCATGGGTATGCTCTTTCTTTTCGGCGTGCCTCTCTTCTCGATGCTCGACCGCCTGATGATCCTTCCGCCGTCGCTGCGGGATCGTCCATGGCCGTTCGAGATCCTCCTCGTCTTTGGCTCTGCAGGCATCTTCATGGCGGTTCGCTACTTCAATGGCAAAGGGCGATGGGTGATGGCCGGCGCCATCGCTTGTCTTCTGAACGTTGTCATTTTGAGTGTCCTCTCACGGTCGAGCAGGCTTCCACCGGTTCCACCGGAGCTTTCCCTCGGGACACGCGTGCCGGAGGTCACCTTGCAAAATCAAAGTGGTGTCCCCATCGAATTGGGCAAGACCAACGGGCCCCTCCTCGTCGTCGTCTTTCGCGGGGTGTGGTGCCCTTATTGCCGAAAAGAGCTTTCCCGACTGGCGCAACAAATCCCTCGTTTCGCATCGAGCGAGGTTCGCGTGTACGGCATCAGCGCCGACGAGCCCGATGCCCTTCTTCGCCATCAGCG
It includes:
- a CDS encoding peroxiredoxin family protein, whose translation is MTRLAHVAMGMLFLFGVPLFSMLDRLMILPPSLRDRPWPFEILLVFGSAGIFMAVRYFNGKGRWVMAGAIACLLNVVILSVLSRSSRLPPVPPELSLGTRVPEVTLQNQSGVPIELGKTNGPLLVVVFRGVWCPYCRKELSRLAQQIPRFASSEVRVYGISADEPDALLRHQRSSELPFSLLSDPEQRVTSLCGVSMHCLLLFDRNGALRWGGFSESWRRPPQYEDVLQAAYRLQ